The Halomonas sp. KG2 genome segment GATAGCAACCCCATGTTCGCAATGCCCTGGTACTGGCATTTGGTGATTGGTGGCTTCGCTTTCGGCATGGTGTTTATGGCAACGGACCCGGTGTCTGCTTCCATGACTAACCAGGGGCGCTTGGTGTTTGGTGCGTTGATCGGTGTGATGACCGTTCTGATCCGTGTGGTAAACCCCGCCTTTCCTGAGGGCATCATGCTGGCCATTCTGTTCGCTAACTTATTTGCGCCGCTGATTGACCACATGTTCGTCCAGGCCAATATTAAACGCCGTCTCAAGCGGACTGGCGTAGCGGCCGAGGAGAATGCCTAATGGCACAAGGTAACAACTCCATCAAAAAGATCCTAACCGTAGCGTTTTCGCTGTGTATCGTGTGCTCGGTAATCGTTTCGACGGCTGCCGTTGCGTTGCGACCCATGCAGCAGCTCAACCAGGAATTGGATCGTAAAACCAACATTCTTAACGTAGCGCGCCTCTATGAGCCGGGTATGGATGTTGAGGAAGCGTTCCGCACGCAAATCACGGCACGTGTCGTTGAGCTGGATACCGGTGAGTACACCGATCAATTCGACCCAGCTACCTTCGATGGCTTCGAAGCATCTCGTGATCCTGCAACGGGTCGTACGCTTTCCGGTGATCGCGACATTGCAGGTCTGTCTCGTGTTGAGAACTTTGCGACGGTTTATCTTGTCGGTGATGCTGAAAACCCCGAGCAGATTGTTCTGCCCATTCGTGGGCAAGGACTATGGGGCCGCATGATGGGCTTCCTCGCGGTTGAAGGCGACGGTAACACTATCGTCAGTATCACCTACTACGACCATAGCGAAACGCCCGGTCTTGGTGCTGAGGTAAATAATCCGCGTTGGCAAGCTCAATGGGAAGGTAAGAAGATTTACGACGAAGAGGGCGACCTCTCACCGGAAATCCACCTGACCAAAGGCGGCGCAAGCAACGAGCACGAGGTTGATGCGCTTTCTGGTGCAACGCTAACCAGTAACGGCGTGACCAACATGCTGCAGTTCTGGTTCAGCGAAGAGGCTTTCGCTCCGTATTTGGCTAACTTCCGTAGTGGTACTGAACCAGAAGATGCCGAAGACACCGATACCGACTTCGACGACGTTGAGGGGGCCTGATCATGGCGGATGTAAATGCAAAAAGTGTTTTAACGGCGCCGATTTTTAAGAACAACCCCATTGCGCTACAAATTTTGGGGATCTGTTCTGCTCTAGCGGTTACCACCAGCATGAGCGTATCGCTGGTAATGGCGCTAGCGGTTATTTTTGTGACGGCCTTTTCGAACCTGTTCGTATCGTTGATCCGGAACCATATTCCGTCTTCGATCCGTATCATTGTTCAAATGACCATTATTGCGTCGCTGGTTATCGTGGTTGACCAGATCCTTAAAGCTTACGCTTATGAAATGTCTAAGCAGCTGTCAGTATTTGTGGGTCTGATCATCACCAACTGTATCGTAATGGGCCGTGCGGAAGGTTTTGCGATGTCCAATACGCCGGGCATGTCGTTCCTTGACGGTATCGGTAACGGCTTGGGCTACGGCTTTATCTTAATGGTCGTTGGCTTCTTCCGTGAGTTACTGGGTGCTGGCAGTCTGTTTGGCTTTACCATTCTGCCAACAGTGCAAAATGGTGGTTGGTATGTGCCCAATGGTCTATTGCTCCTGCCGCCTTCTGCCTTCTTTATTATCGGTTTGCTGATCTGGGTTTTACGTTCAGTCAATCCTGAGCAGGTAGAAGAGAACGAGTTCAAAATGAAGCACAACACCAAGCCGAAGGAGGCCGTGTAACATGGAACACTATCTAAGCCTTTTCGTTGCTTCGGTTTTTGTTGAGAACTTGGCACTGGCCTTCTTCTTGGGGATGTGTACATTCCTGGCGGTATCTAAGAAGGTTTCCGCTGCATTTGGCCTCGGGATTGCCGTTATTGTCGTACTGACAATCTCGGTTCCGGTCAATAATCTAGTGTTCAACCTACTGCTGGCTGAAGGCGCTTTGTCTTGGACTGGCATAAGCGGTGCTGAAAACATCGATCTTTCATTCCTGGGTCTGCTGAGCTACATCGGCGTTATTGCCGCACTGGTTCAGATTCTGGAAATGTTCCTCGATAAATATGTTCCTGCGCTATACAACGCGCTGGGCGTATTCCTGCCGCTGATTACCGTTAACTGCGCCATCCTAGGTGGCGTACTGTTCATGGTTGAGCGTAACTACAACTTCGGTGAATCCGTAATCTACGGTTTCGGTTCTGGTGTTGGCTGGGCGCTTGCAATTACAGCGTTGGCTGGTATCCGGGAAAAGCTGAAGTATAGCGACGTGCCTGGCGGTCTTCAGGGTCTTGGCATCACGTTTATTACCGTTGGCTTAATGTCGTTGGGCTTTATGTCCTTCTCAGGCATTCAGCTTTAATCGGAGCCGGTTTTCTCGGCAGCTCAGGCTGCCGAGGTACAGAAACCTTCAGCAATAGGAAACCGACATGGTTGATACATCTGTCATCTTGCTCGGTGTTGTCATGTTCACGGTCATCGTTATTAGCTTAACGGCGATCATTCTGGCAGCGCGCAGCAAGCTAGTGAGTAGCGGGGACGTGACGATTGAAGTCAACGGCGACCCCGAGCACACCCTGCAGACTCAGGCTGGTGGTAAGCTTCTTAACACCCTAGCTGCAAACGGAATCTTTCTTTCCTCTGCCTGTGGTGGCGGCGGTTCTTGCGCTCAGTGTAAGTGCCGAGTAGAAGAGGGCGGCGGCTCCATTTTGCCGACGGAAGAATCTCATTTCACTATGCGTGAAAAGAAAGAAGGCTGGCGTCTGTCTTGTCAGGTTCCTGTGAAGCAGGACATGAAAGTAGAAGTGCCTGAAGAAGTCTTCGGCGTTAAGAAGTGGGAGTGTGAAGTTACCGCGAACCCCAACGTCGCGACCTTCATTAAAGAGTTGAACCTGAAGCTGCCCGAAGGCGAGGAAGTTGCCTTCCGCGCCGGTGGTTATGTACAGCTGGTAGCGCCGCCTTACGATATTAAGTTCGCCGATTTTGACATCGAAGAAGAGTATCGTGGCGATTGGGAAAAATTTGATATGTTCAAAATTTCCCATAAGAATAACGAGGAAGTTATCCGCGCTTACTCCATGGCTAACTACCCGGATGAGAAAGGCCTCCTCAAGTTCAATATTCGTATCGCGACGCCGCCTCCGGGCACAAGCCACCCGCCGGGCCTTATGTCGACCTACGTCTTCAATTTGAAGCCGGGCGACAAAGTGACCGTTATGGGGCCGTTTGGCGAGTTCTTTGCCAAAGACACAGATGCGGAAATGATCTTTGTCGGTGGTGGTGCGGGTATGGCGCCAATGCGTAGCCACATTTTCGATCAGCTCAAACGCTTGAAGTCAGATCGTAAAATTACTTTCTGGTACGGTGCGCGCTCTTGGCGTGAGACCTTCTACAACGAAGAGTATGATCAGCTAGCCGAAGAGTTCCCGAACTTTGAGTGGCACTTGGCGCTTTCTGATCCTCAGCCAGAAGATAATTGGGAAGGGCCGACAGGCTTCATCCACAATGTATTGTACGAAAACTATCTGAAGGACCACCCAGCTCCGGAAGATTGTGAGTACTACATGTGTGGGCCGCCCATGATGAACGCGTCTGTTATCAAGCTATTGCTCGATATGGGCGTGGAGCCGGAAAACATCCTGCTGGATGACTTCGGCGGTTAACAATGTGATTGTGTAAGTTGCCTTCGGGCATGAGCGGGGCTGGCCTTTTGGTCAGCCCCGTTTGTATGTGAATGGTTGAAAAACGATGAGTTGCCTGATCATTTTGAAGTGGCTGAGGTACAATAGGTATTAAAATTCTACGGCACTTAACGACATGACCGTTGTCGGCAGGTGAGCAGTTAATGCAATGCTGGGAGGTGAACATGACAATCTGGCTACTGGTATTTGGTTTTATGGCGCTGGTAATGACGGCAATGGCCGTTGGCGTCTTAATGGGCCGCAAACCTATTGCGGGTTCCTGTGGTGGATTAAATCAGTTAGGCCTAAAAGAAGGCTGTGACATCTGCGGCGGCAAAGATGAGGTTTGCGAAGAAGAAAACCGCAAGCGTGGAAGCGTACGTCGGCGTAGTGATGAAAGCCGTGGAGCTGACCTAGGTTATGACGCAACACGTCGTTAATCTAGCCATTGGCTGCTCAGACGCTCGCTTACCGCGAGCGTTTATGTAAATGCCATTGTTGAGAGCGCTTTTAAGTCAGGAATAAGGAGATCCAAGTCGTATGGCCGTTCACAATTACGATGTTGTGGTGATAGGTACTGGTCCCGCTGGGGAAAGCGCTGCTATTAACGCCGCAAAGCATGGCAAGCGAGTGGCGATTATTGAAAAGCAGGCCCAGGTGGGGGGTAACTGCACCCACTGGGGAACGATCCCTTCAAAAGCGCTGCGCCATCAGGTCAAACAGATCATGGCGTTCAATACCAACCGTATGTTCCGCGATATCGGTGAACCCCGCTGGTTTTCTTTTCCTAAAGTGATGGAGCGCTCGCGTGGCACCATCGATAAACAGGTCGAAATGCGCACAACGTTTTACGCGCGCAACCGCATTGATCTGTTTCATGGTGTAGCGCGTTTTAAAGATGAGCATACCGTGGTGGTGCGAGACCGGCAGGAAGGTGTGGAAGAGCTGGTAGCCAAGAAAATTGTTATTTCTACCGGCTCTCGGCCTTATCGTCCGGCGGATATTAACTTTCGTCATCCGCGCATTTACTGCTCTGATACGATCCTCAGCCTTTCCCATACCCCGCGGACACTGGTGATCTTTGGGGCAGGTGTTATCGGTTGTGAGTACGCCTCTATCTTTTCGGGTCTTGGCGTTAAGGTTGATTTGATCAACAACCGCGATAGCCTGCTGTCATTTTTGGATGATGAGATCAGTGATGCGCTTTCCTACCATCTGCGTAAACACGGTGTGCTGATCCGCCATAACGAAGACTATAAAAGTGTCGAAGGTGACGACGCGGGCGTAACCGTAAACCTGAAGTCGGGCAAGAAAATCCGCGCCGATGCGTTTCTTTGGGCGAATGGCCGTACCGGTAATACCGATAGCCTTGGACTTGAGAACATTGGCTTAGAGGCAAACGGCCGAGGCCAGCTTAGCGTTGATGAGCACTACCGCACCGCGATTGCGCATATTTACGCTGCCGGCGATGTGATTGGTTGGCCGAGTCTCGCCAGTGCTGCCTACGACCAGGGATTAAACTCGTGTAACGAGCTACTGGAAAAAGAGTATCGCTTCGTTAGCGATGTACCCACTGGGATCTACACGATTCCCGAAATTAGCTCTTTCGGCCCCAACGAGCGTGAGCTGACGGAAGCTAAAGTGCCCTATGAAGTAGGTAAGGCCTTCTTTAAAGATACTGCGCGTGCGCAAATCACCGGCGATACAGTGGGCATGCTGAAGATTTTGTTCCACCAAGACACGCTGGAGATTCTGGGTATCCATTGCTTTGGTGACCAAGCGTCGGAAATTCTACACATCGGCCAGGCGATTATGCAGCAGGAAGGTGAGGCGAATACCGTGAAGTACTTCGTTAATACCACTTTCAATTATCCAACGATGGCAGAAGCGTACCGAGTGGCGGCGCAGAATGGCTTAAACCGAGTGTTTTAAAATATTTTAAGCATGGGGGCTATGCCCCCCATGCTTACACCTCACAAACCATCCAGCAGTTGCTGAGCGCGTGGCTGCCAGTCACCGTCTAAGGCGGCAGCCTGAGTGAGTGCTTCGCGCGCACCTTCGCTATTTTCTTGCTGAAGCCTGAGTATGGCGACATTGAGCCATGCAGCGCCCATGGCAGGGTCAAGCTGTGTGGCTGATTCGAAGGCTTCCAGCGCTGCTTGAGGTTGTTGATCGGCGTATAGCGCATTGCCGAGTGCAAATTGACCCAGCGGATGAGCAGGGAAGCGTTCTGCAAAGACTTGCCAGCTGGAAAGTGTTGCTACAGGCCCATGCTGCTCCTCGTAAGCGCTAATGGCCTCCAGCGCATTGCGGGCGGTGACGCCTTCGGGCAGGCTGCCAGGTTCACTAACCACAAATCCCCAGCGCTCACTGCGTGCCCAGGTAGCATCAAAGCGGCTAAACGACATCGTATGCCGTTCGATTTCGCCACTACGTAAAATCAGCGTTTCATTAGCTAAATCAAAACCAATGGCTACTGCGTAGTGCCACATCGGGAAAGCTGGCAAGGCGAGGTTTTGCATCACCACTACAGGGTCACCTGCCTCCAGGTGGCCAAGCAATGCATCCATGGTGCCACGAACGGGAATCGCCAACTGCTTATAACGGCGCACAGTGGCTAGCATTTCAGGTTGGACGCTACCCTCTCGCCCAGGCAGAAATACCTGTGGGATTAACTGCTCAAGCCCTGCATCTACCCCCTGGTGATTGAGCACCATTGCCAGCGTTGCTGGGCCACACTGATACGCCGTCTGGGCGTAAAACGGTACTTCGGTCAGCTCAGTTTGCGGTGCTAGGCTAGCCTTAGTGCTTTCTAGCAGCACTGGGCTTCTGGCGCAGCCGCTAAGCAGAGTGGACAGCAGTAGGGCAAGCAGTAAAACGCCCGCAAAGCGGGCGTTTAAGAGGTGTTTCATCATGGTTGTCAAATCAGCGAGTGAACGGATAAACATCGGTCAGGCCGAGAATGTCAGTCACCAGTAGGATAACAAATACCGCAAACAGGGCGCCGATCACGCCGGCGCCGGCAGGCAGCTGTTCGAGTTGTTCGGCCATTTGCTGTGCTTCTGCATCGCTTAGTGCGGCAACGCGGGCTTCAACGTCATCTACATCGACACCCTGCTTGAGCAGCTCTTCTTGCACATCTGCACGGGCGAGAATTTCATTGATACGCTCGCGGTCAGCACCTGCGCGGTCGCCGGCTAAAACAGATTGCGTAGAGACTAATTCTGTCGCGGCAGCGTCCATACTCTGCGGGGCTGTGGGCGCAGCGGCAACAGGTAGGCTGGTAATGACTAACGCAGCGATCAGTAAGCTTGAGAGGTAAGCGCGCACTTTTTTCATTGTCTTCATCCTTAGACGTATCGGGGAGCAAGGTGATTTATAACTTGAATCAATAGTATAGAAATAAACCGTAGTGGATTTAAGGCGAAAACGAAAAGTACTAATTATTTGCACTAATGCGGTAGGTCCAAGGGGATTCAGCTAACAGCCCCTTAGCACCCGCCATGGTCATGGCTAGGTCATGAAGACCTGGCCATAAGGGCACCGCAGAAGCTCCTTTTACAGCAAGATCTAACCGTTGGGCCATCAGCAGGAGTTTGTGTAAACGTTTCATTGATAGGCGACTGATCGCTTTTTGATAAGCGGGGCGGCGTTTATCAAAAATCATTGGTTTCTGGGTTTTACACGCGTGCTCAAAGCTTTGTCCCTGATCCAAATGCTGGTGCAGCGAAAGCAGGGTGCGTAGCTCGCGACTGAGTGCCCAAAGCACGATGGGGGCTTCAACCCCTTCACTGCGCAGCCCATTAACGATACGCGAGGTACGGCTTGGCTCTCCTTTTAAACAGGCATCCGCAAGGTTAAACACATCAAAGCGAGTGCTGTCTTCCACGCCTTGGGCGATGCTTTCAACATTAAGGCGAGTGTTAGGTGGATGAATCAGCGCCAGTTTTTGCAGCTCTTGGTCAGCGGCCAACAGATTACCTTCGGTACGCTCACCCAATAAGCGAGCCGCTTCTAGGTCAATTTGCAAACC includes the following:
- a CDS encoding Na(+)-translocating NADH-quinone reductase subunit C, with amino-acid sequence MAQGNNSIKKILTVAFSLCIVCSVIVSTAAVALRPMQQLNQELDRKTNILNVARLYEPGMDVEEAFRTQITARVVELDTGEYTDQFDPATFDGFEASRDPATGRTLSGDRDIAGLSRVENFATVYLVGDAENPEQIVLPIRGQGLWGRMMGFLAVEGDGNTIVSITYYDHSETPGLGAEVNNPRWQAQWEGKKIYDEEGDLSPEIHLTKGGASNEHEVDALSGATLTSNGVTNMLQFWFSEEAFAPYLANFRSGTEPEDAEDTDTDFDDVEGA
- a CDS encoding NADH:ubiquinone reductase (Na(+)-transporting) subunit D: MADVNAKSVLTAPIFKNNPIALQILGICSALAVTTSMSVSLVMALAVIFVTAFSNLFVSLIRNHIPSSIRIIVQMTIIASLVIVVDQILKAYAYEMSKQLSVFVGLIITNCIVMGRAEGFAMSNTPGMSFLDGIGNGLGYGFILMVVGFFRELLGAGSLFGFTILPTVQNGGWYVPNGLLLLPPSAFFIIGLLIWVLRSVNPEQVEENEFKMKHNTKPKEAV
- the nqrE gene encoding NADH:ubiquinone reductase (Na(+)-transporting) subunit E, producing MEHYLSLFVASVFVENLALAFFLGMCTFLAVSKKVSAAFGLGIAVIVVLTISVPVNNLVFNLLLAEGALSWTGISGAENIDLSFLGLLSYIGVIAALVQILEMFLDKYVPALYNALGVFLPLITVNCAILGGVLFMVERNYNFGESVIYGFGSGVGWALAITALAGIREKLKYSDVPGGLQGLGITFITVGLMSLGFMSFSGIQL
- the nqrF gene encoding NADH:ubiquinone reductase (Na(+)-transporting) subunit F, yielding MVDTSVILLGVVMFTVIVISLTAIILAARSKLVSSGDVTIEVNGDPEHTLQTQAGGKLLNTLAANGIFLSSACGGGGSCAQCKCRVEEGGGSILPTEESHFTMREKKEGWRLSCQVPVKQDMKVEVPEEVFGVKKWECEVTANPNVATFIKELNLKLPEGEEVAFRAGGYVQLVAPPYDIKFADFDIEEEYRGDWEKFDMFKISHKNNEEVIRAYSMANYPDEKGLLKFNIRIATPPPGTSHPPGLMSTYVFNLKPGDKVTVMGPFGEFFAKDTDAEMIFVGGGAGMAPMRSHIFDQLKRLKSDRKITFWYGARSWRETFYNEEYDQLAEEFPNFEWHLALSDPQPEDNWEGPTGFIHNVLYENYLKDHPAPEDCEYYMCGPPMMNASVIKLLLDMGVEPENILLDDFGG
- the nqrM gene encoding (Na+)-NQR maturation NqrM — protein: MTIWLLVFGFMALVMTAMAVGVLMGRKPIAGSCGGLNQLGLKEGCDICGGKDEVCEEENRKRGSVRRRSDESRGADLGYDATRR
- the sthA gene encoding Si-specific NAD(P)(+) transhydrogenase, which codes for MAVHNYDVVVIGTGPAGESAAINAAKHGKRVAIIEKQAQVGGNCTHWGTIPSKALRHQVKQIMAFNTNRMFRDIGEPRWFSFPKVMERSRGTIDKQVEMRTTFYARNRIDLFHGVARFKDEHTVVVRDRQEGVEELVAKKIVISTGSRPYRPADINFRHPRIYCSDTILSLSHTPRTLVIFGAGVIGCEYASIFSGLGVKVDLINNRDSLLSFLDDEISDALSYHLRKHGVLIRHNEDYKSVEGDDAGVTVNLKSGKKIRADAFLWANGRTGNTDSLGLENIGLEANGRGQLSVDEHYRTAIAHIYAAGDVIGWPSLASAAYDQGLNSCNELLEKEYRFVSDVPTGIYTIPEISSFGPNERELTEAKVPYEVGKAFFKDTARAQITGDTVGMLKILFHQDTLEILGIHCFGDQASEILHIGQAIMQQEGEANTVKYFVNTTFNYPTMAEAYRVAAQNGLNRVF
- a CDS encoding PA2778 family cysteine peptidase, coding for MKHLLNARFAGVLLLALLLSTLLSGCARSPVLLESTKASLAPQTELTEVPFYAQTAYQCGPATLAMVLNHQGVDAGLEQLIPQVFLPGREGSVQPEMLATVRRYKQLAIPVRGTMDALLGHLEAGDPVVVMQNLALPAFPMWHYAVAIGFDLANETLILRSGEIERHTMSFSRFDATWARSERWGFVVSEPGSLPEGVTARNALEAISAYEEQHGPVATLSSWQVFAERFPAHPLGQFALGNALYADQQPQAALEAFESATQLDPAMGAAWLNVAILRLQQENSEGAREALTQAAALDGDWQPRAQQLLDGL
- a CDS encoding PA2779 family protein produces the protein MKKVRAYLSSLLIAALVITSLPVAAAPTAPQSMDAAATELVSTQSVLAGDRAGADRERINEILARADVQEELLKQGVDVDDVEARVAALSDAEAQQMAEQLEQLPAGAGVIGALFAVFVILLVTDILGLTDVYPFTR
- the holA gene encoding DNA polymerase III subunit delta, which produces MKVFSDQLPAALAKKLPKVVIVAGDEPLQHRDACDAVRSAARQAGVEEREVLDVEPNFAWGRLLETASNLSLFASNKLLELRLGTHKLGQDGNKALAQYAELMDGSDDLLLISMGKLDAKQQKSAWFKALDKHGLFVPVWPVDASRLGYWLRDRASLHGLQIDLEAARLLGERTEGNLLAADQELQKLALIHPPNTRLNVESIAQGVEDSTRFDVFNLADACLKGEPSRTSRIVNGLRSEGVEAPIVLWALSRELRTLLSLHQHLDQGQSFEHACKTQKPMIFDKRRPAYQKAISRLSMKRLHKLLLMAQRLDLAVKGASAVPLWPGLHDLAMTMAGAKGLLAESPWTYRISANN